The genomic interval tatatatatatatatatatatatatatatatatatatatatatatatatatatatataatacaagaCAACTTCAATTTAAAAAGGACACTTAAATGGCTCTTTTTTTGCCATTTAACCTTTAAACcatatcattaataaataataaataaatgcaaaaagatattttagaaaatataggTAAATTTCAAGATATATGAAGGTACATAAATGGCAAGTTTGAAGTCCTTTGTATGAAACAAATACTTAAAAGAAGAGTCTACAATCAATGGAGCTAActgtattaaattaatttagatagACAATACAAAATTACGTTGATTTTAAATAGTTAAGTTGATAAATTTACGaataacattgaaacaaaaatatatataatacaaaaaaatatttaagtcaataatttattttaatatttctttctaaattaatgatttttcttaattaatactAGTacaattaatacaaatatatccgtatttttatatattttaaatattatattataaattattaatatttataacttaattaagttaatatgtaaaataaatttatatttattaacaaagttatatatatatatatatatatatatatatatatatatatatatatataattttagtgtGAATTAGTCAACTTCAAGTTTTGCGTATTGATTATTGGACAAACATTAAttgatttgataaaaagaagttattacttttgttttcttataccgaccttgattttattttctgaacGTTAGGTGGTGGTgttaattgaaatttcaaaacattttgagatttatttttttaagaaaacagtcattatttagttttcaataaagaaatttaaGCATTAATTGTGTTTTGGTATTTAATTTAGACTATTAGGATTTTCTTAGAGGGTAAGAAAAGTTGGTGATATTCAAACGATatcttaaaagattaaaaaaaggcATTTGGTATTCagaattgtatatattttaataattattttgtgatCTAGGTTCTTATAGATTTTGCAACCTTTTATTTGTATGTAGAAATATCATTTCTACAAAATTATCTTACTTAGATATATGACACTTTTCCGATATTAAAGAGTAGTATAATTCTCTCTTTCAATTTAACTATTGTTTAACACTTTCAATTTAACTATTGCTTAAAACTTTcaatttaactattatttaacattatgtaaaaagatttaaaaaattgtacttcagaattattattaattgtttgaaacaatgagacttaattattttaatataaaatattttagtataaaagaaaattttataaataagttttattgttttaaaatatactatttttttaaaaaaaaatcacttttttagagttttatgtcttttattaagtttttttatccGGTGTGCATTTGTTTGAAGATCTAATATTATAAGAGTGGTTTTATTAGTGATTTCTTCAATTCCAACCAATCAACTTATTTTTTGAGTTAGTTgattttctaccttttttttttcttggctCAAATCTGTTTTTATCTTTGCATGTGTCCTTTTAGTTATTAATATGAGTCTATGAATATTCAAATGAATTGACAAGCAAGCTAACAGATTATCAAACACAAATTCTTTGAGTTCTAGGCTTGTGTCTTCCTTTTCTGTCATCTTGTCTTCCTTCCCTTATTCATGTCATGGTTCCTTGATAAACAAATCTTCCCTaggcaacaaaacaaaaacagacGAGTTAGTATTTTCTTTGAATAACAAATCAGgttgttctcttctttttctttatttttcttttttctcttctatctctttcttttctttctcctcaccggttttttttctttctctgctttttctctactttctctttcttcacactctctcctttttttctcttctttttctctcttttctctttcttcatactctctcttttctttttctttctctgctctttcttctatttctataagttcttttctctcttgtgcTCTTTTAAGTTTTCGCTCTTGTCTCCTTTTCAATGCATCCAATTTTTGTAAAactatttcttcttcctctttcaaatataaaatgtagTCCTTGAGGTCTTCATTAGTCATTACGGGACTTGCATTCCAATTAGGATACTGATGAGTTTCATACCCATAGCCTTCACATTTGGAACATCTTATAGCACTTGATCTAACCCTTGGGAAATCATTTTTGTCATGCTTGTAGTTccttttaatactaaaaatttcaccattcaaatttataattttagacaCCAAGGCATTCACATTTCTCACCAAGACCTCATGAGCACACAACTTCCAAAAGGATGTCTCACTCATTTACGTACTGTTTCACTCAAATTTCACTAGTGTATCACACTTATATGCCTTTTCTCGAATGCACTCTCTTGCATTTTACCACTCAAATTCTCCTTACCACTTGGCAAAGAACTCTAGTAGCTTACGCAAAGAGTGAACAAACAATGTGAAAAACGTTACGAGATCTTAATCTTGACTCAAGAgatcaaagaaaatagaaaactcaaggacacaataaaaataaattagagaagAACGCGGAATAAGACAAAGATGGAGACGCCACGATCTAGCAAATTGATAAGTCAAGGAAGATTTAccacaaagatgttaatctttgataagaatcagagttctaaaccaagaaccaagagaatcctctctcaaaaatgcaaatgcatatatTATGACTTCCAAAGTCTCTACATATGTATTTGGTGCTTGTATATATAGGTATAAATGTTTAAGGCacctaagaaaccctaaaagaaagcCCAATGATATTGGGTccaaaaaatagaaacaaattgtttgctattaaaataaataaatacaatttatttaatttcctaaattattcttcaattgtgCTCATGATCTTCATGTTCTTTAAATTCCTCTCTTCATAAAAGATTACAAGATTCAAGATTCAAAGAGACGTGTTTTGATCTTTGACCTTGTTATAGATCCTTTGCATTGCAAATGTccttcttcaagttcttctcatatatgtttCAGGAGATATTCCTCTATCATACCCTCCTTCTTGAAGTGGATTTTTCCTCAAATTTGTACCCTTTAAAGATTCTTTATCAATTGTAGTGTCATTGGGCGCCAATTAAACAATGGCCACTTTATTAAATGTgagttaaattgaatttaactttattaattgtggattgaataaatttaaattgagttGAAAGGTGGATTGATCTAATATCaatctgttatttttttataattttttattgtctttaatTATGTAGAttgatgaattaattttttaagaaactaaaacgttatttgaatgatttatatatttaatttctttgtttgttcAATCGTATATgttaacaatataatttttactttgttatattatttgatgaaataaaattaattataatgtttagtttttacttttgttataaTGATTAAGTTTACTCTACtctattcaaattaaatatttttgtagtgCCTCTCTTTATTTATCATTAGGGAAATACAtgcatttcatttatttatgataataaaaaagaataaaattattattataattataaaattgtatataaatgatttttataattttattttaagtaatttttatttattttgtaagtaacttttgaattaaaaaaatagttaaattttaaaaagtgtcaaataaaaaaacagttaaatttaaacaaacaatcacttaaaagataatattgataaaataattattataatttgaaaaaatatttaaaggataaaattagaaaataataaacagaaaaaagaggaattattttcatatataactgTAAATATTAATACAGAGctaactaatattatttattaaaacattaaaaaataacttcgTACTATTCAAAtggttttaaataaaaatagtcaagttcataatattaatttcataaaacttatatatatttttaatttaaaaaataattatttattaaactatgtaatttataatttccataatccaaagaaatataaattcaaaattacttttttagattttatatataatttcagtaaaaatatcatttaaacatgatttataatatattattttattatttaattagttatcTTAATTATGTgcatcaaatattatatatcgtTATAACTTatcatactttattttattctttttaaacaaTCTTATTAGAAGAAAACTATAACCATTTATTATCCAGTGCCAATTACCTTAAAATAGTTTGTAGGAAATAAAGCAATAATGACCATAGTTAGAGCTATCAAAACGAGTAACTCGGCTCGatccggcccggcccaccacgggttagtcacttagtgagccaacccaacctggctcatttattagcgagccagaaaaacttgaacccagcccgactcaccacgggttggtgggtaaacgggttgactcactagcccatttaattacattttttttaaaataaaaaaaatacaaactttctgtaatttaaatttaaacaattttcactcccaaaaaattatgttaaaaacaattcaaaataataataaaaagtacaataatccaaatgtcattcaaaaacaaacacaaaaaacatacaaataagtttcttatattcatcattttttgttcttgttgtaacccttgacccttgttcttgttgtctccaaattcactaataaagattttcctaatatcagaacaattccaacaatcaataaaaaaatattagtaaaaaaaaagagaatcaatactcaacaacatcaacaaaaaattaatattttaatctgtaacataatttctcaaattcaaagatatcaaaaagaacttgttcaaataatgtatactcaaattatttaattaaaatgaacaaaatttgatacaagcatgtcagaacatgaaaaaatcattccatgtcttcaaatcccctagaacaaaaaacaaattcacaaacccttatttttgtcattataggatttttgaaaaaaaaaacaaagaaagagaagtgagaaaacaaaaatgtggagagaagagaagaaaaaaggaagggtgttttacgtgctccttgaagaattttagtgaagtgagggtgagagcagcatcaaatgagagcaagtaccgtgaaagtgatttgtgagaggagatgttacttttttggtatacacagtgagtgaagaaaatattttattttttgggattttatgaataaaataataaattaaaaaaataaaattaggtaggtgggttggtgggccaacccggctcaccacgggttcaacccgcatgagccgggtctaaatgagccgggttgaaatttgacccgcatataagtgggttatatttttcaaacccaacccgacctgaacccgtgacgggccgggttggctcgcaggttgtgacccattttgacggctctaaccATAGTGTCCACTTCCacactaattaattttatatctttatgcttgacttttaagtataaaaattgaatatatttaccttttctgttaaatattttttatcaaatttgaagaagattatacaaagacaaaaataaataagattaacataaaattagaaGCACGCTGGTCAAATATAACTGGCCTCCTCCATTGACCTCTTCATAACAATTTTCTTAAGAACTCATTCTTCTCTCTGTCCCGTGTTGAATACACATTACCTGATTAACTTTAAGAGAATTCTGTAtactaaaaacaataataaaaaatatatttttattagcataaattatgtaaagtaccaatttaaaaatataatgactaattataaaattatgacataatataattttctttttattcacattttcttaatgtctaactttttttttcgcATATTTGCATAATAATATATGAAGAATCATAAGCATGTCTTTgactatttatgttttttaaaaattactaattatGGTTAGAAGCaccaattaattaataataaaataaaaaaatagatataaattttatgatttaatattatgaaattgAGTTAGATTATTTGAACTTGGGTATTTTTTAATGCGGGGATATTTGTCACGTTTCCAAGAGGTTCACGTCTTGTTAGCATGtgatgaaacaaataaaattgcaGTCAAACTTGATTTTctgcatattttttcttttcatgggtttaataacttttttatttctatttggtaataattatttgatgttatttttttaatttttaatatacacTCATATTtactaaaaagaattaatttattttttgaaattgatattaatattttgaaggTGATAACATCACAGTATATACATGTAGTATTAAGGTATAACTAACATGACATTCAGGTGGACTTATTAAATAGTATGTATAATTAATACTGTTGTTATCCTTTTAAATGGTGATCAacactattttaataaaagaaattttatttactttatatattttacgtTGAAAAGTTTATCACTTTATCTCATGGTTGTTTCGAAGAACATTTATATgtgcattattaattatattgtaattataaaatagatGAATTATAATTCgagatatatttaattagtaatttaaccatttttttataacctaactcttaaagttcaaaatatgtaattaaacttttataatcaAACTGTAGATTGTCATtagattgatatatatatatatatatatatatatatatatatatatatatatatatatatatatatatatatatatatatatatatatatatataatacaagaCAACTTCAATTTAAAAAGGACACTTAAATGGCTCTTTTTTTGCCATTTAACCTTTAAACcatatcattaataaataataaataaatgcaaaaagatattttagaaaatataggTAAATTTCAAGATATATGAAGGTACATAAATGGCAAGTTTGAAGTCCTTTGTATGAAACAAATACTTAAAAGAAGAGTCTACAATCAATGGAGCTAActgtattaaattaatttagatagACAATACAAAATTACGTTGATTTTAAATAGTTAAGTTGATAAATTTACGaataacattgaaacaaaaatatatataatacaaaaaaatatttaagtcaataatttattttaatatttctttctaaattaatgatttttcttaattaatactAGTacaattaatacaaatatatccgtatttttatatattttaaatattatattataaattattaatatttataacttaattaagttaatatgtaaaataaatttatatttattaacaaagttatatatatatatatatatatatatatatatatatatatatgttataaaaaagaaatcattgataaaatatcataagtttggaagattaaattttttttttaattgggggacaaaataaatgttgatgtTTTTCTCTGTCGTTTATAAAAGGTAAATGTTTTGTTAATATACAGCTAGAGATTTgagataaaacaataattaagaaaatttataataaataatcaatcgataatttatataaagataattaaGCCAATTTAATGTTTCTAACATAAATAAAGTTACTTTCtccataaatataaattacttaCCTTGTACAAAACCCAATaactaaaaagaattaaaataaataagtaaataaaaatgtagagaatgaaaaaaaaaaaaaaacaacaacaacagagAGACTAGTTTATTATGGCGATGAAGTTcagatatataaatattgggATCATGGCTTTGATCTGTTATTATTCTGCGTTTTTTGTCTGTCACATACTATATCACTTTACTTTTTGGTAATAAACCCTTCAAAAGGAAAACCGTTTTCTCGGTTTCTCGTCTTTCAACCTTATCTTAGGTTCGATTCTGCGTTAGACGCATGAAGGATTCAAATTCGGATCTGTTTGACCCAGTTGTGGCCATGGAGTCCGAGTGGTCCCGCGGCGGTTCAACTTCCGACGCCGATTTCGCCTTCGCCTTCAACGACAGTAACTTCTCCGACAGGGTTCTCCGGATCGAGATCATGCCTGACCCCGTCGACGCTCGACCCGATTCTGACGGCTGCACCACCATTGCCGACTGGGCGCGCCACCGCAAGCGCCGCCGCGAGGATATAAAAAAGGATAAcggttctctctctctctctctctctctctctctctgtcacTCCCTCTATTTGTTTCTGTTGTTTgtttggaaaaaataattactagGGTTTCAATAATGGTTCACCGGTAGAAGTAGAAATGTTTCTGATTTTGCACGTACtagtgttttttacaaaattagaaaaaaaaaacaattaaatggttaaaattggaaatacaattgggtgtgtttttttgtttgaatttgaaagttTGTTTTGCCTAAAATGAGTTTGTTAGATGGATATTGTTTACGTAGAAGTCTGTGTTTTCAAATTGTATgcttaatatatatgtttatccTCTTTTGGATGCAGGAGCGGATATTGCTTCGGTGCCAGACGAGCAAATTTTGAACGGGAATCAGCCTGATTTGGATGAGTGTGAAAACCAAGATGAGGATGCTGTTGCAATGGTTGAGGAACCCAATTCTGGTATTTGAATGAATGCCTTAAAAATATTACGCTTGGGGAGAGCTTGAACAagatgaaaacagaaaaaaaattatctcctagttgtttttggtttttcaaGTACTTGGTTTGGAACtagtttttaaaacttaaatgatTCTGgatgataaattaattgttgAGGGGTCTAAAACTGTTTTAGAGAACAGCTTTTAAATCCAAAAATGAGAAGGGAATCCAACATGCCCCAGTTATATATAGGTTTTTGAGAACTCTACATTTTTCCAATGAAATGCATATGATTGAAACATGAGTGCGATTTACTTAATAAAGAGAAATTTTTCAGAAAGTATGACATTCTCCCTACGTATGTAAAACGGAAACGCATATGGATATCTATTGGTTCCTTGTCTTAAGTATTTAGTTATCAGTTCTGCTCTATGGGGATGTTTGAGTTTTCTGTGGTTAATGTAGGTGATGAAGCTACTAACAGTATTGATTCAGACTGGAGCATGGACTGCTCTGCAGGAGCAGTTGTAAGAGTTAAAACATTGCATATAAGTTCTCCTATTCTGGCTGCAAAAAGTCCTTTCTTCTATAAGGTAGATGGATATCGTTGTCTTTATAGGGTgcattttgaacattttttccAAAGTTATGTTTGCTTAGCagtttatttactttattcagCTTTTCTCAAATGGGATGAGGGAGTCTGAGCAGAGACATGTCACCCTCAGAATTAATACCTCTGGTAAAAACATATGAATACGTTTTTTAGATTCTTtgtataattgtttttcttttccctcaaATGTTTGCTTACAACTACCATACTTTTATGTTGCAGAAGAAGCTGCTCTCATGGAGCTACTGAATTTTATGTACAGTAACACCTTGACTACTACTGCAGCACCTGCTTTATTGGATGTGTTGATGGCTGCTGATAAATTTGAAGTTGCTTCATGCATGAGATGCTGCAGCCGGTTGTTGCGGAATATGCCTATGACACCTGACTCTGCATTGCTTTATTTGGAGCTTCCTTCTAGTGTCTTAATGGCTGATGCAGTCCAACCATTGACTGATGCTGCAAAGCAGTACCTGGCTGGTCGGTACAAGGATATAACCAAGTAAgtgttttccttttaaattttagtttctgTTATATCATCTCACACTCAAGCATTACAAATTAATACATATATTGGATGGAGTTTCTTTTCCTtgatctattttctttttcttttattgaatggCCCTCATCATCCTGCTCTCTTTGTCTGTGCTGGTATTAAATTTTGTCAGTTGTTGCTaccttttgtattttgtttgaatttttaaaaattgctCATATTGTTGGAGGTTGCGAAGAGTTGGAAACAAAATTCATATTCATAGAAGAGACTCCTATGTGTGTTCATTGCATCTAATAATTGGTACCCTTGTATATAATACTTCTGGTGGGTGGCTACTACTTTTAGTTAATCAACTTCTATTGTGTTTGATCCTGCTTTTGAATGACCTGTTATGCGAGTCTCTATCATAGCTCCCAGTATTCTGCATGTTTTACAATGGCATTCTGAACATTATATTAAcagattataaatattttagagaGGATTTCTCTATTTCTCTGTTTCCATAACAGTCCATTCTTTAGAAAAACACCTGTTTCTTTTGTTGCCATTTTTCATCGTTTTGGCCTTAGTGTCATATTTCTGAGTTTTGTATACGTCCAGGTTCCAGGAAGAAGTTTTGGCATTGCCCCTTGCTGGAGTAGAGGCAATACTGTCTAGCGATGATCTCCAGGTTGCCTCGGAGGATGCTGTATATGATTTTGTGTTGAAGTGGTCACGACAGCAGTACCCTAAACTGGAAGAAAGGCGAGAAGTCCTGGGTTCCCGTCTAGCTCGTTTAATTCGCTTCCCTTACATGACCTGTCGAAAGCTTAAGAAGGTCTTAACCTGTACTGACTTCGACCATGATGTTGCTTCTAAGCTTGTACTGGAGGGCCTATTTTTCAAGGCTGAGGCTCCACACCGCCAGCGGGCACTGGCAGCAGAAGACTCTGCTTCTTCAAACCGTCGATTTGTGGAGAGGGCATACAAGTATAGGCCGGTGAAGGTGGTTGAATTCGAACTTCCCCGGCAGCAGTGTGTGGTGTACTTGGATCTAAAGAGGGAGGAGTGTGCCAATCTATTCCCATCTGGGCGGGTATATTCTCAGGCATTCCATTTGGGTGGTCAAGGTTTTTTCCTATCAGCACATTGTAACATGGATCAACAAAGCTCTTTCCATTGCTTTGGGCTGTTTTTGGGGATGCAGGAGAAGGGGTCAGTGAGCTTTGCTGTTGACTATGAGTTTGCTGCAAGATCTAGGCCAACAGAGGAATTTGTTAGCAAGTACAAAGGCAACTATGTGTTCACAGGGGGAAAGGCCGTTGGGTATAGAAACTTGTTTGCTATTCCATGGACATC from Vigna radiata var. radiata cultivar VC1973A chromosome 9, Vradiata_ver6, whole genome shotgun sequence carries:
- the LOC106773160 gene encoding BTB/POZ domain-containing protein POB1, which codes for MKDSNSDLFDPVVAMESEWSRGGSTSDADFAFAFNDSNFSDRVLRIEIMPDPVDARPDSDGCTTIADWARHRKRRREDIKKDNGADIASVPDEQILNGNQPDLDECENQDEDAVAMVEEPNSGDEATNSIDSDWSMDCSAGAVVRVKTLHISSPILAAKSPFFYKLFSNGMRESEQRHVTLRINTSEEAALMELLNFMYSNTLTTTAAPALLDVLMAADKFEVASCMRCCSRLLRNMPMTPDSALLYLELPSSVLMADAVQPLTDAAKQYLAGRYKDITKFQEEVLALPLAGVEAILSSDDLQVASEDAVYDFVLKWSRQQYPKLEERREVLGSRLARLIRFPYMTCRKLKKVLTCTDFDHDVASKLVLEGLFFKAEAPHRQRALAAEDSASSNRRFVERAYKYRPVKVVEFELPRQQCVVYLDLKREECANLFPSGRVYSQAFHLGGQGFFLSAHCNMDQQSSFHCFGLFLGMQEKGSVSFAVDYEFAARSRPTEEFVSKYKGNYVFTGGKAVGYRNLFAIPWTSFMAEDSLYFINGVLHLRAELTIRH